Genomic window (Ranitomeya variabilis isolate aRanVar5 chromosome 8, aRanVar5.hap1, whole genome shotgun sequence):
CGTCGCCTCCGTCATCAGTGTCTGCCTGCCCGTCGCCTCCGTCATCAGTGTCTGCCTGCCCGTCGCCTCCGTCATCAGTGTCTGCCTGCCCGTCGCCTCCGTCATCAGTGTCTGCCTGCCCGTCGCCTCCGTCATCAGTGTCTGCCTGCCCGTCGCCTCCGTCATCAGTGTCTGCCTGCCCGTCGCCTCCGTCATCAGTGTCTGCCTGCCCGTCGCCTCCGTCATCAGTGTCTGCCTGCCCGTCGCCTCCGTCATCAGTGTCTGCCTGCCCGTCGCCTCCGTCATCAGTGTCTGCCTGCCCGTCGCCTCCGTCATCAGTGTCTGCCTGCCCGTCGCCTCCGTCATCAGTGTCTGCCTGCCCGTCGCCTCCGTCATCAGTGTCTGCCTGCCCGTCGCCTCCGTCATCAGTGTCTGCCTGCCCGTCGCCTCCGTCATCAGTGTCTGCCTGCCCGTCGCCTCCGTCATCAGTGTCTGCCTGCCCGTCGCCTCCGTCATCAGTGTCTGCCTGCCCGTCGCCTCCGTCATCAGTGTCTGCCTGCCCGTCGCCTCCGTCATCAGTGTCTGCCTGCCCGTCGCCTCCGTCATCAGTGTCTGCCTGCCCGTCGCCTCCGTCATCAGTTTACGTTTCTCTTTGTATTTTGCTCGTAGATAATGAGCTTTTAACCCTTCCGTGTCTGCGGCTTCTGACGCTGCTCCTGAGCCGTCAGATCCCACATAGCGACGTGCTGTGGATTATACTCTGTAGTAACTGCTGCTTCCTGTGCAGGTCACAAAGGTGGAGGAGCCCTCGAAGTACGGGGTGGTGCTGTACGACGCCGAGTCCGGCCAGATCCAGAGATTTGTGGAGAAACCTCAAGTGTTTGTATCAAACAAGATAAACTCCGGATTGTACATCTTCTGCCCGTCCGTGCTGCACCGCATCCAGGTGCCTACACTGATGAGCTCGGGGGCCCGGGTGGGGGGTGCGGTGCCGCCGGTCTGGGGTGGGGGTGCCGCCGGTCTGGGGTGCGGGGTGCGGTGCCGCCGGTGCAGGGTGCTGTGCCGCTGGTCTGGGGTGGGGGGTGCGATGCTGCCGGTCTGGGGTGAGGGGTGCGGTGCTGCCGGTCTGGGGTGGGGGTGCTGCCGGTCTGGGGTGAGGGGTGCGGTGCTGCCGGTCTGGGGTGGGGGTGCTGAGCCGCCGGTCTGGGGTGGGGGGTGCGGTGCTGCCGGTCTGGGGTGGGGGGTGCTGAGCCGCCGGTCTGGGGTGGGGGGTGCGGTGCCGCCTGTCTGGGGTGGGGGGTGCGGTGCCGGGGGTGGGGGGTGCGGTGCCGCCGGTCTGGGGTGGGGAGTGCGGTGCCGCCGGTCTGGGGTGCGGGGTGCGGTGCCGCCGGTCTGGGGTGGGGAGTGCGGTGCCGCCGGTCTGGGGTGGGGGGTGCGGTGCCGCCGGTCTGGGGTGGGGAGTGCGGTGCCGCCGGTCTGGGGTGGGGGGTGCGGTGCCGGGGGTGGGGGGTGCGGTGCTGCCGGTCTGGGGTGGGGAGTGCGGTGCCGCCGGTCTGGGGTAGGGGTGCTGAGCCGCCGGTCTGGGGTGGGGGGTGCTGTGCCGCCGGTCTGTGCTGAGCCTCTCCTCCTTTTCTCTGCAGCTGCGCCCGACCTctatagagaaggagatcttcccGGCGATGGCGCAGGACGGGCAGCTTTTCGCCATGGAGCTGCAGGGTGAGGGCTCTTCTCGGTGCAGACTCCGGGTTTCCGCTTCCGTCCGtccttcatgtcttctgcctttcaGGGTTCTGGATGGACATCGGGCAGCCCAAGGACTTCCTGACCGGGATGTGCCTGTACCTGCAGTCGGTGAAGATGAAGCACCCGGAGCGGCTGCACACAGGACCCGGCATCGCGGGGAACGTGCTGGTGGTGAGTACGGGATGGATGACCACACACCCAGTGTCCGTCCCAGATGTGTGTATGGTCCCTGGTGAACATGGCGGACGCCGCTCACAAAGAGGTCACCCCAATATAGTACAGAGCCCCAGATCTGTCCCCAGGGAGGATTCAGGGAGGCCGCGGTGTCCATCTCTTCTGTTCCTCATGACTTCTCTTATCTGGGGTCCTGCCCTTCGCACAGACTCTTCATGCCTCTCACTAGACTCACTAGTCTACTCTTCCTGGAGTAGACGTGTAGTCGCCGCTATGGACGCCTTGGGGCGCAGTCCACGTGTGGTTGATGCTCCGGACGCCATGGGGCGCAGTCCACGTGTGGTTGATGCTCTGGACGCCTTGGGGCGCAGTCCACGTGTAGTCGCCGCTCTGGTTGTCTTGGGGCGCAGTCCACATGTGGTTGATGCTCCGGACGCCATGGGGCGCAGTCCACGTGTGGTTGATGCTCTGGACGCCTTGGGGCGCAGTCCACGTGTGGTTGATGCTCCGGACGCCATGGGGTGCACTCCACGTGTGGTTGATGCTCTGGACGCCTTGGGGCGCAGTCCACGTGTGGTTGATGCTCTGGACGCCTTGGGGCGCAGTCCACGTGTGGTTGATGCTCTGGACGCCTTGGGGCGCAGTCCACGTGTGGTTGATGCTCTGGACGCCTTGGGGCGCAGTCCACGTGTGGTTGATGCTCTTGACGCCTTGGGGCACAGTCCACGTGTGGTTGATGCTCTGGACGCCTTGGGGCACAGTCCACGTGTGGTTGATGCTCTGGACGCCTTGGGGCGCAGTCCACGTGTGGTTGATGCTCTGGACGCCTTGGGGCGCAGTCCACGTGTGGTTGATGCTCTGGACGCCTTGGGGCGCAGTCCACGTGTAGTCGCCGCTCTGGTTGTCTTGGGGCGCAGTCCACATGTGGTTAATGCTCCGGACGCCATGGGGCGCAGTCCACATGTGGTTGATGCTCTGGACGCCTTGGGGCGCAGTCCACGTGTGGTTGATGCTCTGGATGCCTTGGGGAGCAGTCCACGTGTAGTCGCCGCTCTGGTTGTCTTGGGGCGCAGTCCACGTGTGGTTGATGCTCCGGACGCCATGGGGTGCACTCCACGTGTGGTTCATGCTCTGGACACAATGGGGCGCAGTCCATGTGTAGTCGCCGCTCTGGTTGTCTTGGGGCGCAGTCCACGTGTGGTTGATGCTCCGCACGCCTAGGGGCACAGTCCACGTGTAGTCGCCACTCTGGTTGTCTGGGGTACGCTCTGTATTTGGTCTGGGTATGGCCGTCCACAGAGTTCCTCTGCTTTACCGTTACTCTGTTCTTCTTTTGCTTTCCAGGATCCATCAGCCAAGATCGGGGACAACTGCTGCATTGGCCCCAATGTGATTATCGGCCCTGGGGTGACGGTGGAGGACGGGGTGCGGATAAAGCGCTGCACAGTCATGAAAGGCTCCAGAGTGCGCTCCCACTCGTGGCTGGAGTCCTCCATAGTCGGCTGGAGCTCATCTGTCGGCCAGTGGGTGAGGAGACGATGTgaccggggaggaggaggaggccggGAATAATCAACCTGTAATAGACGGGCCGAAAACCGGCCACCTCGGCTTCCTGAAAGTAAAATTGTTGGTGTGCGGTTAGTCCAGGGAGGGGTGTTGGGATTCTTTCCTGTGGAAGCACAATTAGTCCGGCGTAGGCATTCTTTCCTACTGGTGCATGGTTATTTAGTTAGAGGGGGTGGGGATCGTTTCCAGTCTGTGTGCGGTTAGCTCCCTTCTTCTGGCCTATGTGACCTCGGATGTGCTCGATGGCGTGGCCGGGGCGAGGGGCCCTGTAAGCGGCAGGAGGGGGTCAGTGTTTCTGCAGGACTCCATGAGAAGATGAGTTGTGAGGCTTCCAGGTCTCGGAGCCTCTCGGTGAGGTCCTTGTCACAGTGGGTCAGTGTGTGATATGTGCGGCTCGTTGTCGTCACAGGTGCGGATGGAGAATGTGACGGTTCTGGGAGAAGACGTCATTGTGAACGATGAGCTTTACCTCAATGGAGCCAATGTGTTACCCCACAAATGTATCGCCGAGTCGGTGCCGGAGCCGCGGATCATCATGTAGAAGGTGCGGCGGCCGCTGCCCGGGGAGCATGGACTGAGATCGTGCCGTCTGCCTGTCCTGAGGAAGGAGCGACATCTCTGCTGCCAAATGGCGTGGTCTCCAGTGGGCCGTGATCGTACCGACCCCCCAGGTGAAGCCGTGAAGGTCGGACGTGTCGCCTGTGCTGCTATGATGACAAATGGGACGTTTTCTCCGTAGAACGGGGGAGGACATAGCGGGGCAGTAAATTATCGGGAACCTCCTGCCCCAGCATCCAGAGGGTTAATTGCACTACTGCCACCTGGCCAGCCCCCCGTTACTGAGGCCCGGGGGGCTGCCGTTTGGAGTTGTCTTATAAACACTTTATTCTGGGTATCGCTTTCTGGTGGTTATCTGTGAGCCCTTCCCTCGTGACGTATGTGATGGCAGCGGCAGACGTGCTGCGCGATGTGGGTGCCGGCGGCGGTAGTGCGTGCTGCGCCGTGAGGGTGACGTATGTGATGGCAGCGGCAGACGTGCTGCGCGATGTGGGTGCCGGCGGCGGTAGTGCGTGCTGCGCCGTGAGGGTGACGTATGTGATGGCAGCGGCAGACGTGATGTGGGTGCCGGTAGTGCGTGCTGCGGCGTGTGACGTATGTGATGGCAGCGGCAGACGTGCTGCGCGATGTGGGTGCCGGCGGCAGTAGTGCGTGCTGCGCCGTGAGGGTGACGTATGTGATGGCAGCGGCAGACGTGCTGCGCGATGTGGGTGCCGGTGGCGGTAGTGCGTGCTGCGGCGTGTGACGTATGTGATGGCAGCGGCAGACGTGCTGCGCGATGTGGGTGCCGGCGGCAGTAGTGCGTGCTGCGCCGTGAGGGTGACGTATGTGATGGCAGCGGCAGACGTGCTGCGCGATGTGGGTGCCGGCGGCGGTAGTGCGTGCTGCGGCGTGTGATGTATGTGATGGCAGCGGCAGACGTGCTGCGCTATGTGGGTGCCGGCGGCGGTAGTGCGTGCTGCGCCGTGAGGGTGACGTATGTGATGGCAGCGGCAGACGTGCTGCGCGATGTGGGTGCCGGCGGCGGTAGTGCGTGCTGCGCCGTGTGGGTGACGTATGTGATGGCAGCGGCAGACGTGATGTGGGTGCCGGGGGCGGTAGTGCGTGCTGCGCCGTGAGGGTGACGTATGTGATGGCAGCGGCAGACGTGCCGCGCGATGTGGGTGCCAGCGGCGGTAGTGCGTGCTGTGCTGTGAGGGTGACGTATGTGATGGCAGCGGCAGACGTGATGTGGGTGCCGGGGGCGGTAGTGCATGCTGCATCGTGAGGGTGACGTATGTGATGGCAGACGTGATGTGGGTGCCGGCGGCGGTAGTGCGTGCTGCGGCGTGAGGGTGACGTATGTGATGGCAGCGGCAGATGTGCTGCGTGATGTGGGTGCCGGCGGCGGTAGTGCGTGCTGCGTCGTGAGGGTGACGTATGTGATGGCAGCGGCAGACGTGATGTGGGTGCCGGCGGCGGTAGTGCGTGCTGCGCCGTGAGGGTGACGTATGTGATGGCAGCGGCAGACGTGCTGCGCGATGTGGGTGCCGGCGGCGGTAGTGCGTGCTGCGCCGTGAGGGTGACGTATGTGATGGCAGCGGCAGACGTGCTGCGCGATGTGGGTGCCGGCGGCGGTAGTGCGTGCTGCGCCGTGAGGGTGACGTATGTGATGGCAGCGGCAGACGTGATGTGGGTGCCGGTAGTGCGTGCTGCGGCGTGTGACGTATGTGATGGCAGCGGCAGATGTGCTGCGTGATGTGGGTGCCGGCGGCGGTAGTGCGTGCTGCGTCGTGAGGGTGACGTATGTGATGGCAGCGGCAGACGTGATGTGGGTGCCGGCGGCGGTAGTGCGTGCTGCGCCGTGAGGGTGACGTATGTGATGGCAGCGGCAGACGTGCTGCGCGATGTGGGTGCCGGCGGCGGTAGTGCGTGCTGCGCCGTGAGGGTGACGTATGTGATGGCAGCGGCAGACGTGCTGCGCGATATGGGTGAGGGTGACGTAGCGTGCATTGAGCAGGTTGGGTGGCGGCGGCGCCGGTGGTGCGTGGTTGCTGGCGACCGTGATGCACGCTGCACGGTGACAGTGACGCAGTGTGTACTTCGTGGTGACAGCAGCGATGATGCGTACTTCATGGTGTGGGTGCCGACGGCGATAGTGCATGCTGCGCGGGGTGGGTGACAGTGGGGGTGACTTGTGCTGCGCAGTGAGGGTGCCAGCGGCGATGCGTGGGTGACGGCGGTGGAGATGACGCAGACACGGCGGTGGGTAAATAATTTAATCTTCAGGTTTGTGGCCGCTCACTTTACACAGAAATCATAAAACCACATTAGCGCAAATCTCCCAGCATCGTCCAGAGACAGCGGGGCGCGGCACACGGCGTCAGCTGTACACTCGTCCTCCCagctgaggggctgtgcagtgCTAGGGGCCGGGGGGCTTCTCATAGTCCTCCACACCCGTGATGGTGGCTTTACAGAAGAAACAGTCCTTGTTGTTCATCAGATGCTGATTTATGCACGCTCTACAAAGGGTTAAACCAGCAACACATTACAAGGAATctgtggcagagaccctgattccagccctGTGCCACGTACTGGGCCGCCGGCTGCGGCTCCCATCACATCCCTGTTACActggctgcagatctagcagtgctctgaatgctgctcTGAATGCTGAAAACAGTGACCCCGCCtactccactgattggcagttttccgtGTGACCCCACCCCTACACCTGATTGGCAGCtctataatcccacccacacccttgactggcagctttctgcctatgcacagtgtacacagagctgccaatcagtgatgtgggtggggttatatagaggAGACCTGGCAGCAGATTACTCTACCGCCAGGGATAATCTGCTGAGAGACTGCAGcgagcagcccagtaaatgatgcATCGCAGCATGAAGTAGGGGCAGAGCTCCTGATTCCAGCACAACAGATGACGTGGCAAAAACCTGGTTACAAACTCTCTCCAAAAGTAGGAATTACTGGAGGGCGCGGCAGTGGCGCAGAGGAGCAGCCATACTCACTTGCAGGACTTGTGGGAGCAGGGCCTGAAGATGGCGGAGATGGGGTGAGCGTAGCAGATGGGGCACAGGTCCTCCTCGCTGGTCGGCTGCAACAGAAGAAGGCAGAGGTAGGCCTGCGTGTCGTGGCTCCTGCGCTGGGGGTGCACGTGGTGCCGAGCAGCCGGCACGGTGCAGGCGGCCATTAATAATGCAGTACTCGCTCCCATGTGAGGATCACATTCTGGACACTAAACTATTTTTATGCCGATCTGCAGTAAACTGATCACTTCATCAGCAAGAAAGGTCAGCGCACCTCTGCGAGCACCGACACCGCGCGCACCCGATGCCGCGAGCACCAACACCGCCGCCGGGCACTGACCTGACAGGGCACTGACCTGACAGCTCGCTGCCGCCTGCTTGGACTCCTCGTTCAGGAGGCTCCGCATCTTCTCCACCTTCCCCAGCTCTTCTGCATTAATGTAATCAGTGTCTGCAAGACAGAGGCTGCCTGGTAATGAAGCCGCATCGGGGGCCACACACTACGGGGGTCTCGGGCACCGCACTCAGCTGTCAATCAGTGCAGGGATTGCTCTGCACCCTCGGCTCATTTACTCTCCTGAAAGACGCTTCTAGCAATAAACCCAATAAATTCTCCCCAGCCAAGTCACAATATGTGCACCCAGACACTAGGGCGAGAAAGTGCCCCCCAAACCAGATGACTAATTCATAAACCCCCCAACATAGTACTCCACACCCCTTCATCTTAGTCCCCCCATGTAGATAATACTCTGCGCCCCTAAATCCCCCCGTGTAGATTCTACTCTGCGCCCCTACATCCCCCCATGTAGATAATACTCTGCGCCCCTAAATCCCCCCGTGTAGATTCTACTCTGCGCCCCTACATCCCCCCATGTAGATTATACTTCTCGCCCCTACATCCCCCCCCCGTGTAGATTATACTCCGCGCCTCTACATCCCCCCCGTGTAGATTATACTTCTCGCCCCTACATCCCCCCCGTGTAGATTATACTCCACGCCCCTACATCCCCCCGTGTAGATTATACTTCTCGCCCCTACATCCCCCCGTGTATATACTTCTCGCCCCTACATCCCCCCCCGTGTAGATTATACTTCTCGCCCCTACATCCCCCCCATGTAGATTATACTTCTCGCCCCTACATCCCCCCCCGTGTAGATTGTACTTCTCGCCCCTACATCCCCCCCATGTAGATTGTACTTCTCGCCCCTACATCCCCCGTGTAGATTATACTCCGCGCCCCTACATCCCCCGTGTAGATTATACTTCTTGCCCCTACATCCCCTGTGTAGATTATACTCCGCGCCCCTACATCCCCCGTGTAGATTATACTTCTTGCCCCTACATCCCCCCGTGTAGATTATACTCCACGCCCCTATATCCCCCCGTGTAGATTATACTTCTCGCCCCTACATCCCCTCATGTAGATACTCTGCGCCCCTACATTCCCCCCGTATAGATTATACTTCTCACCCCTACATCCCCCTGTGTAGATTATACTTCTCGCCCCTACATCCCCCCCATGTAGATTATACTTCTCGCCCCTACATCCCCCATGTAGATTATACTCCGCGCCCCTACATCCCCCGTGTAGATTATACTCCGCGTCCCTACATCCCCCGTGTAATTATACTCCGCGCCCCTACATCCCCCGTGTAGATTATACTCCGCGCCCCTACATCCCCCCGTGTAGACTATACTTCTCGCCCCTACATCCCCCCGTGTAGATTATACTCCGCGCCCCTACATCCCACGTGTAGATTATACTCCGCGCCCCTACATTCCCCGTGTAGATTATACTTCTCACCCCTACATCCCCCGTGTAGATTATACTCCACGTCCCTACATCCCCCGTGTAGATTATACTCCGCGCCCCTACATCCCCCGTGTAGATTATACTTCTCACCCCTACATCCCCCGTGTAGATTATACTCCGCGTCCCTACATCCCCCGTGTAGATTATACTCCGCGCCCCTACATCCCCCGTGTAGATTATACTCCGCGCCCCTACATCCCCCCGTGTAGACTATACTTCTCGCCCCTACATCCCCCCATGTAGATTATACTCCGCGCCCCTACATCCCACGTGTAGATTATACTCCGCGCCCCTACATCCCACGTGTAGATTATACTCCGCGCCCCTACATCCCCCGTGTAGATTATACTCCGCGCCCCTACATCCCCCCCCATGTACATAATTATCTGCTTCACCCCAGTCTCTCACAGACACCCCACCACGGCTCCTCACCCCACCACCCGTCCATAGCTGTAGCAGAGCTGCCCCTCCATGTTCTGTACTACGATCATGTCCCGCCGATCACTGGTCGGTCTCCGTGTTGCTTGGATATCTGACCTGCACCCCGACCTTCCTGTCTGGGGGGCACAGCTCCGGGAAATATGGCAACCAGCTACGTACAAGCCTGCAGGGAGAAGTGCTTCTTGTCAGCCGGCGGCGGCGCGCTGCCTTCGCTCTGTCCCAGCAGGTAGTGGATGGAGCGCAGCTGGAAGCAGGGATCGGCCAGTAAGACGCTCGTCGCTCGCTGGATCCTAGAGGGAGAGAGATGATGGTGAGATCATACTGAGGAGCATGGGAGTAGCAGTACTTCCAGGATGAGCTGTACAGGAGGGGATGCTGCAATTATAGTGAGGGAGCGAGGAGTCGGCGCCGATAGATCGGATCACATTTCCTGCTCTGGGTCTGTCTCCTGCAGCAGAAGTGAAGAAAATGGTGCCCTGGGGACCAGTGCTCCGATCCGTCCATTATCTGCTGCGAGACCGCCACTTGCATTACAGCGCCTTAACCCCTCGCATGCTGCAGCCCCTGGCAGCTTTAACCCATCATACGCCACAGCCTCATCATTAACCCCTCTCATGCTGTAGCTCCCGATGGATTTTCACCCCATAGATCAGTTTTTCCCTGAATTACGAGCTTCTGCCGGACCCCCGAGAAGCAGATCAGTGCGGCGATGGCAGCTCGGACTAATGATCTTCATTACAACCCAGCCAATGTCCCAGGACAAGAGGCTACTGTCCGCAGCCGGCCCCCTGGCCGCGGCTCCATTCCCACGCTGGGCCCTAGAAGAGATAAAGTAGCCATTAAGAGCCGTGATCGGGGAGCGACTCCCCCCGGACATCAGAGACACAGCCAATAAGCGGCAGGGAGGGCGGCAGAGACACGAGAGCTGGCGGCAgagacacaggagctgccggcagcatcacaACTCCACAAAGTCCTCAGCTGCAGCAGCTGGCAACTTCATCTTCGCCGTGGGAATCGGGAGAATCTGAGGACGCCGCTGGTCTCTTCTATCGAGCAGTGGAGCTTGTGACCCCGGAGCCGTCTCCTTTCCCAAGTCATGACCACCAGTGCGGCCGCGGCTCCTTCAGCACAGCACTGACTGTCCTTGCTGACCACAACCAGGTAACCAGACACCATGGTAATGGACGGCTGCCCGTGGGGATGGACTCTGATCCTGGTGACTCTGCTGCTCCGAGGCTCCTCTGCTTTCAGCTGCCCCTCCGCTTGTATCTGCGCCTCGGACCTCCTGAGCTGCAGCAGCTCGGCTCTGACCCAGGTTCCTGACAACCTGCCACCCTTGTCTGTTACTGTGGACTTGAGTCACAACAGCCTCAGCTTCCTGCCCAGTAACTGGCTCTCGGGGGTCCCCTATCTCCTCGTTTTACGTCTTAATCACAATGAGCTCAAATGGCTGCCGGTGGGATCTCTGCACAACGCCTCCACCCTGAGGCACCTGGACCTGTCCTCCAACAAGCTGCAGAGCATCCACGGGGCGGCCTTCCATCTGCTGCCCAGCCTGGAGGAGCTGCTGCTCTACAACAACCACATCGCGCAGGTAGAGGAGGCAGCATTCACCAGACTCCGCAACATCCAGAAGATCTACTTGAGCTGGAACCACCTGAgcagcttctccttcagctccATCCACAACCTGACACTGCCAAACCTCCGCACCCTAgacctgtcctccaacaggttcccAGAGCTGCCCCTGGAGGAGATATCCGCTTTACCCGCCTTCATCAAGAACGGCCTGTAC
Coding sequences:
- the GMPPB gene encoding mannose-1-phosphate guanylyltransferase catalytic subunit beta produces the protein MKALILVGGYGTRLRPLTLSVPKPLVDFCNRPILLHQVEALVKAGVNHVILAVSYMSDMLEKEMKEQEKRLGIRISMSHEKEPLGTAGPLALARTLLTENPDPFFVLNSDVICDFPFEDMVRFHQHHGKEGTIVVTKVEEPSKYGVVLYDAESGQIQRFVEKPQVFVSNKINSGLYIFCPSVLHRIQLRPTSIEKEIFPAMAQDGQLFAMELQGFWMDIGQPKDFLTGMCLYLQSVKMKHPERLHTGPGIAGNVLVDPSAKIGDNCCIGPNVIIGPGVTVEDGVRIKRCTVMKGSRVRSHSWLESSIVGWSSSVGQWVRMENVTVLGEDVIVNDELYLNGANVLPHKCIAESVPEPRIIM